AGCTTGGGTCGAGGCTGGGCCGACGGGGTGAGGCGATCGAGGGTGAGGCGAGCGGGGGTAGGGAGATCGGGGATGGAGAGATCGGGGCGGGAGAGATGGAGACGGGAGAGATGGAGACGGGAAAGATGGAGATGGGAAAGATGGAGAATGAGGGGTAAGGGTCGAATCCCCTGGGTTCTGTTGTGGCAGGCTGGGGTTGGGGGGATCCGGGGGGGTGGAATCGGGGGGCGGCGTTAGTAATTCTGGAATGACCAATACATCATCCAACTGCTCCAAGGCTTCATAAAACGCCGCCGCTTTATCGGGCTTTTCGGCTTTGTCGCGATCGTGGCTCATGGGATCCTCCCTTCGCATCACAAAACGGTACGACACAGAACGGTACGACAGAGAACATTACGACACAGAACGGTACGCCTAGTCTCCAGGGCATGACTGCGTTTAATCCTGGTCGTCAACTGTTGCTCACGGTCCAGACTCTACAGAAGAGCCAGAAGCGTGGTGCTAGGGAGCATCTCACCGTTGCGCCTCTAGGGCGATCGCGATGTGTCCAAGGTGGGATCAATCCACCTCAACAAACACGGGATACTACAAAAACAGGATGCTCCCTGGGGGGTTGCTTTTATAGCTTGTTGTTATGGCTTGTACCTATCTTGTACCTATCTTGTACCTAATATTGTAACCGACCTGTTTTCCGATCCTGTTTAAGATTCATAGCGAACCCCTACACCCTAAAATTGCTGCAACCACTGGTTTAACTCCCCCTGCAACTGATCTAAGTCTTGGTAAACCTCCTGACGGAACCATTGCCCCACCGCATCCAGGGGCGAGAAGGAGGAACCCGGTTCCCAATCCAGGGACTGGCCGAGGGGGGTGAGGTGGTTGCCAGACAAAACGCGAAAGCGAAAGGTTTGGGGGAAACGCTGCTGCAAAATGGCACCGATCGCCCGACTTTCGTCCAGATCATCCCGCTGAAATTGGATCAGCAAACTATGGGGGGTGGCGTAGTGCTGTTGGGCTAGATCTAACGTCGCCTCCGGGCTGGGGCTAAATTCCACAGTCATATCCAACTCGGGGGAGACCTGGGTCAATACTTGATCCAGAAAGGGGATCGATCGCCGCGCCGGATAATTATTAAAGGCCAGAAAGATATTGCCCTGGTGTCGCCCCGGATCCAGGCTTTCCAGGAGTACAAGCAACTTGCAGCCCATGCTGTGGCCTAGGCCAAAGATCGGCAGATCCCGATCGAACTTGCCCTG
This region of Prochlorothrix hollandica PCC 9006 = CALU 1027 genomic DNA includes:
- a CDS encoding DUF1350 family protein → MVVKLPLLRLDHRGNAVLIPPHPHGLIHFLGGAFLGMAPQVVYQRLLEYLAQQGYAIIATPFVNTFDHADIARSLGQRFHRTRLYLEQQGKFDRDLPIFGLGHSMGCKLLVLLESLDPGRHQGNIFLAFNNYPARRSIPFLDQVLTQVSPELDMTVEFSPSPEATLDLAQQHYATPHSLLIQFQRDDLDESRAIGAILQQRFPQTFRFRVLSGNHLTPLGQSLDWEPGSSFSPLDAVGQWFRQEVYQDLDQLQGELNQWLQQF